A stretch of the Deltaproteobacteria bacterium genome encodes the following:
- the dnaB gene encoding replicative DNA helicase — translation MSDIKIYPQAIEAERAVLCSILLNNAVMADVLENVRVEDFFDKRNSILFKTMARLYEQGNPIDVITLTNKLKEDGILDSAGGYSYCLELPDVLPTASNASYYAEIIRKKSVLRRLIDVCTTISTVCYSEPENVEEAVDLAQEKIFDVCEERLSSGFVALSDTTEETEQYLQRLSQGNITYTGVPSGFADLDKYTSGFQKGDLIIVAGRPSMGKTAFALNVAINAASTGQAVAVFSLEMSVKQLVLRVVSSVSGIDNYHLRTGYMRKEEWDKLPNAFDHLRNLSIYIDDSPMLSVLDIRAKARKIKLEKNISLIIVDYLQLMKGMKTESRVQEITEISRSLKILAKELNIPVIAVSQLNRGVESRDNKMPMLADLRESGAIEQDADVILFIYRDEMYNEKTQEKNIARIKIGKQRNGPAGMTIKMSFFSNTMTFKDLAKGVA, via the coding sequence ATGAGCGATATTAAAATCTATCCTCAAGCCATAGAAGCAGAAAGAGCTGTTCTGTGTTCTATCCTGCTGAACAATGCTGTAATGGCGGATGTTTTGGAAAATGTTAGGGTAGAAGACTTTTTTGATAAACGGAACAGCATATTGTTTAAAACTATGGCAAGATTGTATGAACAGGGAAATCCTATCGATGTGATAACATTAACCAATAAGTTAAAGGAAGATGGAATATTGGATTCAGCAGGTGGATACAGTTACTGTCTGGAGTTGCCTGATGTTCTTCCCACTGCATCCAACGCTTCTTATTATGCAGAAATTATACGGAAAAAATCCGTTTTAAGAAGGCTTATAGATGTTTGTACCACTATTTCAACTGTATGCTATAGTGAGCCGGAAAATGTGGAAGAAGCAGTAGATCTTGCTCAGGAAAAGATATTTGATGTTTGCGAGGAAAGATTAAGTTCTGGATTTGTAGCTTTGTCGGATACAACGGAGGAAACAGAGCAATATCTCCAAAGACTGTCTCAAGGAAACATCACCTATACCGGAGTGCCTTCAGGGTTTGCAGATTTAGATAAATATACGAGTGGATTTCAGAAAGGAGATCTTATTATCGTTGCTGGCAGACCATCAATGGGGAAGACAGCATTTGCATTGAATGTTGCAATAAATGCAGCCAGCACTGGACAAGCTGTAGCCGTATTCAGTTTGGAGATGTCTGTGAAGCAGCTTGTATTGAGAGTAGTTTCTTCTGTCTCCGGTATAGATAATTATCACCTGCGCACAGGTTATATGAGAAAAGAAGAATGGGATAAACTTCCCAATGCATTTGATCATCTAAGAAACTTATCCATATACATAGATGATAGCCCGATGCTTTCTGTATTAGATATAAGGGCAAAGGCAAGAAAGATAAAATTAGAAAAAAATATATCTCTGATTATTGTTGATTATCTCCAGCTTATGAAAGGCATGAAGACAGAATCTCGGGTTCAGGAAATAACAGAAATTTCCCGCTCTTTGAAGATTTTGGCAAAAGAGTTGAACATACCTGTTATTGCTGTTTCTCAACTCAACAGAGGGGTGGAGTCCAGGGATAATAAAATGCCTATGCTTGCCGACCTGCGTGAGTCGGGGGCAATAGAACAAGATGCAGATGTTATTCTGTTTATATACAGAGACGAAATGTATAATGAAAAGACACAGGAAAAAAACATTGCGAGAATAAAGATTGGAAAACAGAGAAATGGCCCTGCTGGGATGACAATAAAGATGAGTTTCTTCAGCAATACTATGACATTTAAAGATTTGGCAAAAGGGGTGGCATGA
- the rplI gene encoding 50S ribosomal protein L9: MKVIFIEDVEGTAYAGDIKEVANGFARNYLVPRKLAFPATKKSIKSFQEKEKSILKKAEKKIRDTQNLKEQIEKVSLDFKRKVGKEGKLFGAVTSQEISEALLDKGIDIGRKTIRLKQDMKKIGEYLVEVALYRGIKANLKIVIEAEEEKEKQE, translated from the coding sequence GTGAAGGTAATTTTTATAGAAGATGTAGAAGGAACAGCTTATGCAGGTGATATTAAAGAGGTAGCTAATGGATTTGCCAGGAATTATCTCGTTCCGCGAAAATTAGCGTTTCCAGCGACAAAAAAGAGTATAAAAAGCTTTCAGGAAAAGGAAAAAAGTATTTTGAAGAAGGCGGAAAAAAAGATAAGAGACACTCAAAATTTAAAGGAACAAATTGAGAAGGTTAGCCTTGATTTTAAGAGGAAAGTGGGGAAAGAAGGGAAATTATTTGGTGCGGTAACGTCTCAGGAAATATCTGAGGCTCTTTTAGATAAAGGGATTGATATTGGAAGAAAGACTATTAGATTAAAGCAAGACATGAAAAAGATAGGTGAATATCTGGTGGAAGTTGCTCTTTACAGAGGCATAAAGGCGAATTTGAAGATTGTTATAGAGGCAGAAGAAGAAAAAGAAAAGCAAGAATGA
- a CDS encoding 30S ribosomal protein S18: MFRYKKQNDKYKNKNYSFFKKKVCHFCVNKLNDVDYKDVGLLSKFITERCKILPGRASGTCAKHQRVLTKVIKKARMMALLPFSASKRELSR, translated from the coding sequence ATGTTCCGTTATAAAAAACAAAACGACAAGTATAAGAACAAGAATTATTCTTTTTTTAAGAAGAAGGTGTGCCATTTTTGTGTAAATAAACTGAATGATGTTGATTATAAGGATGTAGGTCTTCTTTCCAAATTTATCACGGAGAGATGTAAAATCCTTCCTGGGAGGGCATCAGGTACTTGTGCTAAACATCAAAGAGTTCTTACTAAAGTGATAAAAAAGGCAAGAATGATGGCTCTTTTACCATTTTCGGCAAGTAAAAGAGAATTAAGTCGTTAG
- the ssb gene encoding single-stranded DNA-binding protein translates to MAYYNKVILMGNLTRDPELRFLPSGMAVCSFGLAVNTQFKRSGETVKETCFIDVTVFGKQAENVHEYLSKGRPVLVDGRLRYRTWEDQEGRKHYKHEITAQTVQFINSTFKNREDTSQGSEEKDDVPL, encoded by the coding sequence ATGGCTTATTATAACAAGGTGATTTTGATGGGCAACCTTACTAGAGATCCGGAATTGCGCTTTCTTCCTTCAGGCATGGCTGTTTGTTCATTTGGTCTGGCGGTGAACACGCAGTTTAAGCGGAGTGGTGAAACCGTAAAAGAAACATGCTTTATAGATGTTACGGTTTTTGGCAAACAGGCAGAAAACGTTCACGAATACCTTTCTAAAGGGCGACCGGTGTTAGTAGACGGGAGGTTGCGTTATAGAACATGGGAGGATCAAGAGGGAAGGAAGCATTATAAACATGAAATAACAGCGCAAACGGTGCAGTTTATAAATAGTACATTTAAAAACAGAGAAGATACATCTCAAGGAAGCGAGGAGAAAGACGATGTTCCGTTATAA